A segment of the Geoalkalibacter sp. genome:
TGAAGACCTCGCCGGCAAGCGCGTCGCCGTCGGTCCGGCCGGTTCCGGCGCCGCGGCCTCGGCGCAGCGCTACTTCACCGGCATCGGCATGTGGGACAAGATTCGCGTGGAATACATCGGCTACAGCCAGGCCGCCGCGGCCATGGGCGACAAACTGCTCGACGCCATGTGGGTGTTTGCCGGCTTCCCCAACTCCTCGGTCATTCAGGCCGCGGCCAGCAACAAGATCAGCATTCTCAGCCTGAACGAAGCCGGCGACAACAGCCAGTTCTTCCAGGAAAATCCCTATTACGCCAAGGTCGTGATTCCCGCCGGAACCTACAGCGGCGTCGACTATGACGTGCAGACCTTCCAGGATTCCACCATCTGGGTGGCCGGCAAGCATGTCAAGGACGACATCGTGGAAGCCTCCCTCAAGGAAATTTTTTCCGACGACGGTCTGGCCTTCATGGTGAGCATCACCTCGACCGCCAAATCCATGTCCGTCGAAGACGGCCTGATGGGCATCGTCACCCCGCTGCACAAGGGGGCCATCAGTTTCTGGACCGCGAAAGGCAAGACGTTCACCGACGCCCAGACGGGCAAGTAACTCATCATTCTCTGAAATTATCGTCAGCAATTCTCAAGAAGCGGGGCTCCTAGCCCCGCTTCTCATCTATGACCCGGCCCCCCCGCACCGGCTTTTACGGAGCCCTCCTTTATGTCCGATGAGTTGAAAGACCTGCAGGAACTCGATCCCAAGGAAAAGCAGAAGCTCAAGGAGCTGATGGAAAAGGATGCCAAATCCTACCGCACTCCGGAGGGTGCCTGGAAATGGATTGTCGCCCTGCTCGGCGCCGCCCTGGTGCTGTTTTATTTCTATGCCGCGGGCATCGCTGCGGTAGGCACCCAGTATCATCTCGGGGTCTATGTATTTATTACCTACATTCTGGTTTTTCTGCTCTATCCGGCAGGCAACACCCGTACCCGCATCGCCCTGTGTCTGCTGATGGGCCTGCTGCTTTCGGGAACTGCCTCCATCTGGTGGTTTTTTGACGACGCGGCGGCGTTTCGCGACCGTTTCATGGCGATGTTCGACGCCTTGCGCGACGATGGACTGGGCGCGGCCCTGGGCCGGGCGGCCGGCCTTTGGCCCCTGTGGATGGCGACCACGCTGATCGGCGGCCTGCTCTATGTCGTGGATACCCTGATGATGCGGCGCTGGGAGAAAAATCCCACCCTCACCGACATCCTTTTTGCCGGAGCGGCGGGCGGCGTGGTTTTTTACTGGCTCAAGGAATTCGAGGCCCTTAATTACCGCGCGGGCGCGGAAACCGAACTCGACGCCCTCATCAGCATCGTCGGCATCCTGCTGTCCCTGGAGGTCTGCCGCCGCGTGCTGGGCTGGTCCATGACCCTGATCGGCGTGGGCATGATCGCTTTTGCCTACTACGGCCCCTATCTGCCCGAACTGCTCGCCCATCGCGGTTTCAGCTTCGAGCGCATTTCCACGGCCATGTTCCTGACCACCAACGGGGTGTTCGGCGTCATGGCCAACGTGCTCGCCACCTACGTCATCCTGTTCATCTTCTTTGGCGCCTTTCTGCACAAATCGGGCGCGGGGCGCTTCTTCATCGATCTGCCCCTGGCGCTGGCGGGGCGCTCCACGGGCGGTCCGGCCAAGGTGGCGGTCATGGCCTCGGCCCTGTTCGGCTCGGTGTCGGGCAGCGCCATCGCCAACACCGTCTCCACGGGCGCCTTCACCATCCCCCTGATGAAGCGCGCGGGCTTTCGCCCCCATGTGGCCGGCGCCATCGAGCCGGCAGCCAGCATCGGCGGCATGTTTCTGCCGCCCATCATGGGCGCGGGCGGCTTTCTCATGGCTGAGCTGACCGGCCTGCCCTATTCCTACATCATGATGATTTCGGTGGGCCCCGCGCTGCTCTATTTCTTCGCCGTGTTCTGCATGATTCATTTCGAGGCGAAGAAGCTGGGCATCGTCGGCATTCAGGACGAGGAATTCCCCCACTGGAAAACCGTGCTGAAAAACGGCTGGTTCTATTCCCTGCCGCTGATCATCATCACCGTGCTCATGATCATGGGCCGTTCACCCGGCTTTGCCGCTTTCTGGGCCACGCTCTCGTGCATCGCCATCAGCTGGGTGCACAAGGACACGCGCATGGGCATCCGGGAAATCTGGGACGCCATCCAGAGCGGCGCGCGCAACACCCTGATCATCGGCGCCACCGTCGGGGTGATCGGCATCATCGTCGGCATCATCTCCCTGACCGGCATGGGCCTGAAGTTCTCAGACATCATTATTTCCATGGCCGGCGACAGCCTGCTGCTGGCCATCATCCTCATCGCCCTGGCGTCCTTGGTGCTGGGCATGGGCGTGCCGGTCACCGCCGCCTATCTGATCGTCGCGGTGCTTGCCGTTCCTGCCCTAGGCGAATTCGGCGTGGCGGCCATCGTCGCCCATCAGATCGTCTACTGGCTAAGCCAGGATTCCAACATCACCCCACCGGTGTGCGTCGCCGCCTACGCGGGTGCGGCGATTGCCGGTTCGGACCCCTGGAAAACCGGCTGGACCTCCTTCAAGTTCGCCAAGCTGCTCTACGTCATGCCGCTGCTCTTCGCCTTCACCCCCTCGATTCTCTTCCAGGGCAAGGTGGTGGAATCCAAGATGCCGGACATCGAAAGCGGCGCGCCCTTCGCCACGGTGCTCAGGGTCAATGTCACCCCGGGCCAGGATTTCGTCGAGGGAGATGTGCTGGCCGTGGTGCAGATCGGCGATCAGACCGAGGAGATCAAGGCGAACAAGGATGCCAAGGTGTTGCAGGTGCGCACCAACCCCGGCGCCCTCATCAGCCCCGGCGACACCATCGTGCGCGCCGAAATCGTCGCCACGCCCATGCGCGTGTTCATGTCCTTTTTCTCCGCGATTCTGGGAACCATCGCCTTCTCCGGCCTGACCATGTTCTACTGGATCCGGCGAACCTCGGTCATCGAGTGGCTGCTTTTGGCCCCTGCGACGTTGCTGCTCTACTGGCCGACCCTGCTTACTGATGCCGTCGGCCTGGCCCTGGTCGCCCTGGTGTGGTTCATGCAAAAAACCAAGAACAATCGTGATCTCAAAACAGCGGTGACCGCGGGGGGAGGCAAATCGCAATGAAAAGCATTCGCAAGATTCTCTACGCCACGGATTTTTCCGAAAGCTCCGAACCGGCGTGCGCTTACGCCCTGACCCTGGCCAAACTGGCCGGGGCGAGCATTCATGTGCTGCACGTCATCGGCGAACTCGCCGACAACCGCCGCAGCCGCATCCCACCCGAGGCCTTCGAGTTGTTCGAGAAGGAACTCGAGGTTCACGTGGTCAAGGAGATGGAGGAATTCTGCCGCCGACAACTGGGCGACCAGGTTCCTTATACGACGGAAATCGCCATCGGCACTCCCTTCCAGATCATTCTGGATCGCACGGCCAAAACGGGCAGCGACATGATCGTGATGGGCACCCACGGCCGAACCGGCATCGAGCACATCCTGATCGGCAGCACCGCCGAGCGGGTCATGCGCCGCTCACCGGTCCCGGTTCTGACGGTTCGCAGCACAACCTGAACAACACCACCCGCAAGGAGTTCTCCGCATGAAACACCTGTCCGTTCTGCTGCTGGCGCTGGCCCTGATTTTGCCCGCGAGTCAGCCGGCCTGCGCCGAGAAAGTTCGCCTGCGCTTTGTCGGCGGGCCTCCCGGCGGCAGCTTCGAAGGCGCGGCGCGGGCCTTGACGCAGCGTCTCAAGGAAGAACTCGGCGCCGATGTGTCCCTCGCCATCTCGGGCGGTTCCGTGGAAAACTTGCGGCGCATCCACAAGGGCGAGGCCGATTTCGGCATCGTCTATGCCGCGGATCTCTTTCTCGCCCGCTCCGGGCAACTGCCCTACGATCCGCGCTCCTATGACAGGATTCTCGCCCTGGCGCCCCTTTATCCGGCGCCCGCGCAACTCATGGTGCGCGCCGACGGCGGCATCACCCGCGTCGGACAACTCGCCGGAAAGCGCGTGGCGATCGGCACCATCGGCTCGGGCACCGCGGCAACCGCCCAGCGCTTTTTCACCAGCATCGATCTCTGGGATTTGATCCGCCCTGATTTTACCGGTTATCAGGAGGCGATTTCCGCCCTAGGCCATGGCTACATCGATGCCATCTGGGTTTTCGCCGGCCTGCCCAACCAGACGGTTGTCCAGGCCGCGGGCAGCTACCCCGTGCGCCTGCTCGATCTGAGCGAGGACGCCGAGAAAAAAGGATTCTTCACCCAGTACCCCTTCTTTTCCAAAACGTCGATTGCTCCAGGCACCTATCCAGGCATCGATTATCCGGTGAATACCTTTCAGGATATCGCGGTCTGGGTGGCCGGCAGCCATGTCGCCGCGGACACCGTGCGCAAGGCCATGGCCGCGGCCGCGCGGAGCCAAGGCCAGAGTCCGGCGCTGATCGGCGACCATGCAGGGATTCTCACCCCTCTGCATCCCGGCGCTGAGCTCTACTGGCAGGATATGGGCAAGCGCTGAGCTCCCTTGGAACATTCCGGCACCAAACAAAAAAGGCGCCCCCTTGCGGGACGCCTTTTTTTGTTTGCCCAAATTTCTCGGCGAAACTTACTTCTTGTGGCACTCGTTGCACTTGGCGGGGCCGTTCATTTCCTTGTGGCAGCCGGTGCAGGTCTGATGCGCCCAGTCCTTGGTCACATCGATGGGGCCGGGGGTGCCTTCGTGGCACTTGGCGCAATCGCCGAGCTTTTCGGCATGGGCCTTGTGGTTGAAGGTCACGTTGCCGTTTTTCGCCTCGTAGGTGTACACATCGGCGGCGAACGCGTAGACAGCACCGGCAAAGAAAGCGGCGACGGCAAGAACAGCGGCAAAACGTTTCATCTCGATCTTCCTCCTTGTTGATTGTCCCTGATGGGTTCTCCGGGCGCCATGCCCAAACTCTTGAGGCAGACTATACTCAAGATTTTTTACGTAAACAGCAGACATCGCGCCATCCACCGCCCGATGTCGCCCTACATGCAAATAATTTCAATAACTTACATTCTCTCATGTCGACATCTTATTGGAGGAAGTCATTTCAGATAACTGTCGATGCCCCGCAAAAAGAGATCGTATTGCGCCTCTAGAACTTCCTTGACGGCAAAGGCGGGGGTTCCGGTCAGAACATTTCCGCGCCAACCAAGCCATCCCACGCCATCGGCCGCGCCGAGGCTGACGAAGTAGCCGATTTCCCGGTACAGATAGGTTTTCTGCCGCCTTCCCGCCGCCGACTGGGCGATATTCTCCGCGACCAGGGCGCCCTTGCGCAGGGCCGCCTGGGCGGTCTGGGCGTTGAGACCGCTACCGAGATACCGGGAACAGTCGCCGGCGGCGTAAATATTGTTCAGGGGCAACCCATCCTCGAGCACCTGGCCGTAGCGATTGGTTTCCAGAAGGCGAGGCACGGCCTGCACGCCGGGAAACAGCAGCACCAGATCGCAAGGCAGCACCAGCGGCTCCGTTTCCTCCGCCCCTTGCAGCCGAATGGCGCCGCCCTCCTGCCCAAGATAACGCACGGCGGGATGATGGCGGATGCCCAACTCCCTGAGGCGCTTGCGCGTGTATCGGTCAAAGGCCGCCGGGTGACCGGAAAGCAGGCGAGGCGAGAGATCGACCAGATGCAGATTGACCGGCCAGCCTTCGGCGACTGCCGTCGCGTGTAATTCAAAAAGAAACTGCAAGCCCGTCGCACCGGCGCCCACCACGGTGATTTCGGGGACGCGTCCGCTCATCCGGCGACGCATGTCCAGGATTTTCTCTCTGCCCTCGCCCGCCAACAGGTCTTCCCGGGAGAGTGAAGATTCTCCACGAGGCAGTGGCGGGGTGCGCGTGCCGGTGGCAATGACCAAATAATCAAAAGGCAGTTCGCCTTGCGGCAAGGCCAGAACCTTGGATGACTGCCAGCCCGTCAGCCCCTGATCGGACCAAGAGATTTGCGCCTGATGAAAAGCAAAACCGAATTTTTCGGCCAAGGCTTCAAAGGAACAGGTGATCTCGGCGAAAGGGCGACGCAGGGTCTGGTGCAGGCGCGTCAGCTTGACATGGCTCGTCCGCGCATCCACCAGGCTCAACTTCGCTTCCGGACAGCGGCGCCGCAAAGTCAGCAGACAGGACAACCCGGCGTAACCGCCGCCGAGTACGACAATCTTCATGGATCGCCCTCCGCGGGTGTATTTTCAGCCAAAACCCAAGGCTATCAGCATAGCAGCCCCTTAGTTTCTTGCCTGAACCGGCGCCTTTTTTTATAGTGGTCCGATCCTCGCATCTCGGTTGAACCTTTGAACAAGGAGATTTCCATGCCCTACGTCAACATCAAGATTACCCGCGAAGGCGCCACCGCAGAGCAGAAGGCTAAACTCATCGAAGGCGTCACTCACCTGCTGCGCGACACCCTGGGCAAAAACCCCGCCACCACGGTGGTGGTCATCGACGAAGTCGACACCGACAACTGGGGCATCGGCGGCGAGAGCGTGACCGTGCGCCGCAAGAAGGGTCAGTAACGCGTCACCGGCAACGATTGACAAGCCCTGGGCGAAGGAGTACCTTGCCCTACCTCGCACCGAGGCCGGGAGAGTTGAGACATGGCGAGCGAGCGCAGGAAAAAAAACGACAAGCGGCAACTGGAACTGACCATCGAAAAGCTCGATGAGGAAGGCATCGGCCTCGCGGCCTGGGAAGGCAAGAGGGTTCTGGTGCCGGGCGTTCTTCCCGGCGAGCGCATCCTGGCCGTCATCGAACACGAGGGGCAGCGCCGGATCGCCGCGCGCCCGCTGAAAAGACTGACCAGCGCACCGGAGCGCAGCCGCCGCTGGAACTGTCCCCACGCCGAGGAATGCCTGGGCTGCGCCCTGATCAGCATGGACTATCCGGCCCAACTGCGCTTCAAGCAGGACAAGGTCGCAGCTGCTCTCGGCGCTTACCCCCGCCTGGCACAGGCACGGGTGGCACCTGTATGGGCGGCGGAGCAACCCCTCGGCTACCGCTGCACCGCCAAGCTGGTCATCGGCAAGCACCATGGGCAGGTGAGCATCGGCCTCTATCGCCGCAACACCCATCAGGTGGTCGACATCGGCCAGTGCCCTCTGCATCATCCCTTGATCAACCAGATCAGCGCCGTGGTACGCGAGGAGATCGAGCGCCAGGGGGTGTGGGTCTACAACCCCGAGCGCAACAGCGGCCTGCTGCGTTATCTCGCCATTCGGGTCAGTCCCTCGCGCAACGAAGCCATGGTGACCTTCGTCACCAGCGAGCGCAACTACCGCGAAATCACCCATCTCGCCAAGTGGCTCGTGAAAAAGATCCCCCAGGTGGTCTCGGTGCAGCAGAATGTCAATGCCTCGACGGGCAATGTGATTCTCGGCGCCCAGACCCTCAAGATGCTCGGCCACCCTGCCCTGCTCGACCAGGTGGGCGATCTGCGCCTGCGCATCTCACCGGCCTCTTTCTTTCAGGTCAACCATCCGCAGGCCGAGCGCATTTATGCGCTGGTGCGCCAGTGGGCGGCCTGCCGCCGCGACGAGCACGCCCTGGATCTGTATTGCGGAATCGGCGGGATCGCCATGAATCTCGCCCGGGACGCCGGACAGGTCCTGGGGATCGAAGTGGTGGAGGACGCGGTGCGCAATGCCGCCGACAACGCGCGCCTCAATCAGCTCGACAACTGCCGATTCCGCGCCGGCGACGCCGCGGAACTTCTCGAGGATCTCGAACTGGAACTGCCGCCCGGAGCGGTGGCGGTCGTCAATCCGCCGCGCAAGGGCTGCGAGCCCGAGGTGCTCAAGCGCCTCGCCGCTCTCGCGCCGCGCCTGCTGCTCTACGTGAGCTGCAACCCCCTGACCCTGGCCCGCGATCTGGATCTGCTGGCGGGACTGGGCTTTGTCACCGAGGACATTCAGCCCGTCGACATGTTTCCGCAAACCCCGCATGTGGAATGCGTGGCGCGCCTGGTCCCAGCCCAAGGCGGCTGAAACGCCCTATCGCGCTTCAGCCTCGAGTTCGGCCAACCGCGCCCTGGCCTTCTCGGCCTGGGGCGAGGCGGGATATTTTTCCACGATATCGCGGTAGAGTCTGACCGCATTGGGGACATTGCGCTGCAACTCCTCAAACTGCGCGGTTTCGTAAAGCTCGCCCGCGCGGTCGCTGCACGCGACCAGAAACAGCGTCAATAACAGCACCGCCATCCATCTCTTCATCGCTTTCCTCCCTTGTTGTTCCTTCAGTCCTGCCCGGCCCGCACGGGTAAAAACACACGAAAAGTCGCACCGCGGCCTGGTTCACTCTCCACCTCGATGGTGCCGCCGTGGCGCTCGACGATGCCGTAGGAAACGGAAAGGCCAAGGCCCGTCCCGTTGGGCTTGGTGGTGAAGAAAGGGTTGAAGAGCTTTTCCCGCACGCCCGGCGTGATGCCGGGGCCGGTGTCGGTGATGCTCACCACCAGACGCTCCTCGCGCACCTCGGTTCCCAGTACCAGCAGTCCCTCGCCGGCCATGGCCTCCACGGCATTGATCAGCAGATTAGTGAACACCTGGCGCAGCTGTCCAGCATCGGCCTTCACCCGCGGCACCTCGTCGGCGTAATGCCGCTTGACGCGCAGATGGGTCATGATGATCTGGTGCGGCAGTTGGGCGAGGATTTCCTCAAGCAATCCATGGATCTCGAGACGATCTTCGTGGGGCTCGCGGCGCCGCGCGAACGCCAGCAGGTTGTCGGTGATGCGCGCGATTCGCTCGGTCTGCTTCTTGACTTCCTCGGCTTCCTCGCGCCCCGGGGCATCGGGCGCAAGCTCCATGAGCAGCAACTCGGTGTTGCCTCGGATGATGGCGGTGGGGTTGTTGATCTCATGGGCGACACCGGCCGCCAGGGCGCCGATGGCTGCCAGTTTTTCGTTGCGCGCCAATTCCTCCTGGGCGCGCAGCAGTTCCTGGTTTTTTTCTTCGAGCAGACGGGTGCGCTCGGCAACCTTGCCTTCCAGGTCGCGGTTGAGCCGGCGCAACTCTTCCTCGCGCTCGCGCAAGGCCTGCGTCATCTGATTGAAGGCCTGGGTCAGGCGTCCGATCTCATCGGCCTCGCGAATCGGCAGCTCGCCGTCGCGCTCGCCGCGCGCCACCCGCTGGGTCATCTCCTCCAACTCCAGGATCGGGCGCGAGAGACGCCTTGATCCTTCCCGCGCCAACAAATAGCCCAAGCCCGAACTAAACGCCAGGATCAGCGACAGCACCAGCGCCGCCTTGGTGCGCAGCGCCTTGTAGGGCGCTTCGAGCAGCCCCACGTAGAGCGATCCGATGGCATTGCCCTGAGGATCAAAAATCGGCTCGTAGGCGGTCAGGTACCAGTCATGGACCACCAGCGCCCGATCGATCCATTTTTTCTTTTCGACCAGCACGGCGTGAGCCACCTCGGGCGACACCAGGGTGCCCAAGGCCCGGTTGCCGTCGGGCAGGCGCACGGTGGTCGCCACCCGCACATCGCCGAGAAACAGGGTGGCGCTGCCGAGAAGTTTTTCCCCGTGGACCTCCTCGCCATACACGGTGCGCTTGATGCGATCGACTAGATCGAGGTTGTGATTGAGCAGCACCGCGCCATACAGGCAACCGAGAATCCGCCCATCGGGCGCATGGAGCGGATAGGCGCCGAGCAGAAACATGCCGCGCGTTTCCTCCACCTCGCGACCACGCGTTTTCGGAGCGATGAGGGGCAGCCGGGCCCGTTCGGCGAGCGCGGGGTTCTCCAGCGCCATCTGCGCCGGGGAAAGAACCACGGTGCTCGAAACGACGCTTCCCTTTAGCGCGCTTTGCACATAGGCGGCGGTGTTGATCCGGCCGAGGTTCTCGCCGGGATGACCGGCGCGCACCAGCGCCGCGCCCCTGGCGTCGGTCAGGGTGAGGATATCCATGCCGCGATTGGTCCGAATATCACCCAGGCGCCGCTCGATGACCTCCATGTCGCCCTGCTCTAGGGCTTCGCTCAGTCCGGCGCTGTGCACCGCGAAATGCAAGGCATCGCGCAGCAGTTCCTTCTGATGATTGTATTCGGCGCGCGCCGCCTCCAGGTCGTTGCGCACCTTTCTCTGGGCTTCGCCGACGATCCAGGCATTGATGAGATAGTAGCCGAGAAAGCTCACCACGACCATGGCCAGGGCCAGCGGCGCCAGGGAGGCCAGAGTCAGCTTGGCGCGGATGGAGAGAAAACGCGGACGCGCGAGATTCATGCCGGGGGGGTACCGCTCTCGGGATGCAAATCGAATTCCTTGATCTTGCGGTCCAGGGTCTTGCGCGTGATGCCGAGGAGATTGGCGGACTGGCTTTTGTTCCAGCCCGTTTCGCTCAAGGCGAGAACCACCTGGCGGCGCTCCGCCTCGCGCAGGGGCAGGGGGGATTGGGGGTTGGGCAAAGAGGAAGTTGAGCGAGAGCTGACCTTGAGGGGCAGCACATCGAGGGTCAGGGTCTCGCCCTCGGCGAGGATCGCCCCGCGCTCGATGAGGTTTTCCAACTCGCGCACGTTGCCCGGCCAAGGATAGGCGCGCAGAGCCTCCAGCGCCGCGGGATCGATGCGTCTCACCGCGCTGCCGGTCTTGACGATCATCTTGCCGAGAAAATGGCGGGCGAGGGATTCGATATCCTCCTGGCGCTCGCGCAGGGGAGGCAGCGACAGGCTGATGACGTTGAGACGGTAATAGAGGTCTTCGCGAAACCGTCCGGCGGCGACTTCCTTTTCCAGATCCTTGTTGGTGGCGGCGAGAAAGCGCACATCAACGCGCTTGGGACGCGCGGCGCCCACGGGAATGAATTCGCCCTCCTGCAGAACCCGCAGCAGCTTGGCCTGCAGGGCGGGACTCACATCGCCGATCTCGTCGAGAAACAGCGTCCCGCCGTGAGCTTCCTCAAGGATGCCTTTTTGGGTCTGCCCCGCACCGGTGAAGGCGCCGCGCACATGGCCGAAGAGCTGACTTTCAAGCAGGGATTCGGCCAGGGCGGCACAGTTGACGGCGAGAAAACGCTGGTCGTTGCGCCGACTGGCGCGATGGATGGCCCGGGCCACCACTTCCTTGCCGGTACCACTTTCGCCGAGGATCAAAACATTGGAATCGCTCGGCGCGACGCGCAGGGCCAGCTCGAAGACTCTGCGGAACGCGGGACTGTCCGCGATGATGGTGCCGGGATCGGCCTGGCTTCTGAGTTCGTTGCGCAGATGGCGGTTTTCTTCCAGCAACTGTTCGCGTTCAAGACAGTGGCGCACCACGGCGAAGAGTTTTTCCTGGGGAAAGGGCTTGGTCAGGTAGTCATGGGCGCCAAGTTTCATGGCCTCCACGGCCGAATCGATGGTGCCGTGGCCGGTCATCATCACCACCAGCAGTTTCGGGCGCAGTTCGCGCACCCGACGCAGGGTGTC
Coding sequences within it:
- a CDS encoding TAXI family TRAP transporter solute-binding subunit, with the protein product MLGRFKNVMAMAYLYGAPAHLVVLADSGITKVEDLAGKRVAVGPAGSGAAASAQRYFTGIGMWDKIRVEYIGYSQAAAAMGDKLLDAMWVFAGFPNSSVIQAAASNKISILSLNEAGDNSQFFQENPYYAKVVIPAGTYSGVDYDVQTFQDSTIWVAGKHVKDDIVEASLKEIFSDDGLAFMVSITSTAKSMSVEDGLMGIVTPLHKGAISFWTAKGKTFTDAQTGK
- a CDS encoding TRAP transporter fused permease subunit, with amino-acid sequence MSDELKDLQELDPKEKQKLKELMEKDAKSYRTPEGAWKWIVALLGAALVLFYFYAAGIAAVGTQYHLGVYVFITYILVFLLYPAGNTRTRIALCLLMGLLLSGTASIWWFFDDAAAFRDRFMAMFDALRDDGLGAALGRAAGLWPLWMATTLIGGLLYVVDTLMMRRWEKNPTLTDILFAGAAGGVVFYWLKEFEALNYRAGAETELDALISIVGILLSLEVCRRVLGWSMTLIGVGMIAFAYYGPYLPELLAHRGFSFERISTAMFLTTNGVFGVMANVLATYVILFIFFGAFLHKSGAGRFFIDLPLALAGRSTGGPAKVAVMASALFGSVSGSAIANTVSTGAFTIPLMKRAGFRPHVAGAIEPAASIGGMFLPPIMGAGGFLMAELTGLPYSYIMMISVGPALLYFFAVFCMIHFEAKKLGIVGIQDEEFPHWKTVLKNGWFYSLPLIIITVLMIMGRSPGFAAFWATLSCIAISWVHKDTRMGIREIWDAIQSGARNTLIIGATVGVIGIIVGIISLTGMGLKFSDIIISMAGDSLLLAIILIALASLVLGMGVPVTAAYLIVAVLAVPALGEFGVAAIVAHQIVYWLSQDSNITPPVCVAAYAGAAIAGSDPWKTGWTSFKFAKLLYVMPLLFAFTPSILFQGKVVESKMPDIESGAPFATVLRVNVTPGQDFVEGDVLAVVQIGDQTEEIKANKDAKVLQVRTNPGALISPGDTIVRAEIVATPMRVFMSFFSAILGTIAFSGLTMFYWIRRTSVIEWLLLAPATLLLYWPTLLTDAVGLALVALVWFMQKTKNNRDLKTAVTAGGGKSQ
- a CDS encoding universal stress protein, which produces MKSIRKILYATDFSESSEPACAYALTLAKLAGASIHVLHVIGELADNRRSRIPPEAFELFEKELEVHVVKEMEEFCRRQLGDQVPYTTEIAIGTPFQIILDRTAKTGSDMIVMGTHGRTGIEHILIGSTAERVMRRSPVPVLTVRSTT
- a CDS encoding TAXI family TRAP transporter solute-binding subunit, with protein sequence MKHLSVLLLALALILPASQPACAEKVRLRFVGGPPGGSFEGAARALTQRLKEELGADVSLAISGGSVENLRRIHKGEADFGIVYAADLFLARSGQLPYDPRSYDRILALAPLYPAPAQLMVRADGGITRVGQLAGKRVAIGTIGSGTAATAQRFFTSIDLWDLIRPDFTGYQEAISALGHGYIDAIWVFAGLPNQTVVQAAGSYPVRLLDLSEDAEKKGFFTQYPFFSKTSIAPGTYPGIDYPVNTFQDIAVWVAGSHVAADTVRKAMAAAARSQGQSPALIGDHAGILTPLHPGAELYWQDMGKR
- a CDS encoding cytochrome c3 family protein is translated as MKRFAAVLAVAAFFAGAVYAFAADVYTYEAKNGNVTFNHKAHAEKLGDCAKCHEGTPGPIDVTKDWAHQTCTGCHKEMNGPAKCNECHKK
- a CDS encoding NAD(P)/FAD-dependent oxidoreductase, with the translated sequence MKIVVLGGGYAGLSCLLTLRRRCPEAKLSLVDARTSHVKLTRLHQTLRRPFAEITCSFEALAEKFGFAFHQAQISWSDQGLTGWQSSKVLALPQGELPFDYLVIATGTRTPPLPRGESSLSREDLLAGEGREKILDMRRRMSGRVPEITVVGAGATGLQFLFELHATAVAEGWPVNLHLVDLSPRLLSGHPAAFDRYTRKRLRELGIRHHPAVRYLGQEGGAIRLQGAEETEPLVLPCDLVLLFPGVQAVPRLLETNRYGQVLEDGLPLNNIYAAGDCSRYLGSGLNAQTAQAALRKGALVAENIAQSAAGRRQKTYLYREIGYFVSLGAADGVGWLGWRGNVLTGTPAFAVKEVLEAQYDLFLRGIDSYLK
- a CDS encoding tautomerase family protein, which encodes MSMPYVNIKITREGATAEQKAKLIEGVTHLLRDTLGKNPATTVVVIDEVDTDNWGIGGESVTVRRKKGQ
- the rlmD gene encoding 23S rRNA (uracil(1939)-C(5))-methyltransferase RlmD — translated: MASERRKKNDKRQLELTIEKLDEEGIGLAAWEGKRVLVPGVLPGERILAVIEHEGQRRIAARPLKRLTSAPERSRRWNCPHAEECLGCALISMDYPAQLRFKQDKVAAALGAYPRLAQARVAPVWAAEQPLGYRCTAKLVIGKHHGQVSIGLYRRNTHQVVDIGQCPLHHPLINQISAVVREEIERQGVWVYNPERNSGLLRYLAIRVSPSRNEAMVTFVTSERNYREITHLAKWLVKKIPQVVSVQQNVNASTGNVILGAQTLKMLGHPALLDQVGDLRLRISPASFFQVNHPQAERIYALVRQWAACRRDEHALDLYCGIGGIAMNLARDAGQVLGIEVVEDAVRNAADNARLNQLDNCRFRAGDAAELLEDLELELPPGAVAVVNPPRKGCEPEVLKRLAALAPRLLLYVSCNPLTLARDLDLLAGLGFVTEDIQPVDMFPQTPHVECVARLVPAQGG
- a CDS encoding sensor histidine kinase codes for the protein MNLARPRFLSIRAKLTLASLAPLALAMVVVSFLGYYLINAWIVGEAQRKVRNDLEAARAEYNHQKELLRDALHFAVHSAGLSEALEQGDMEVIERRLGDIRTNRGMDILTLTDARGAALVRAGHPGENLGRINTAAYVQSALKGSVVSSTVVLSPAQMALENPALAERARLPLIAPKTRGREVEETRGMFLLGAYPLHAPDGRILGCLYGAVLLNHNLDLVDRIKRTVYGEEVHGEKLLGSATLFLGDVRVATTVRLPDGNRALGTLVSPEVAHAVLVEKKKWIDRALVVHDWYLTAYEPIFDPQGNAIGSLYVGLLEAPYKALRTKAALVLSLILAFSSGLGYLLAREGSRRLSRPILELEEMTQRVARGERDGELPIREADEIGRLTQAFNQMTQALREREEELRRLNRDLEGKVAERTRLLEEKNQELLRAQEELARNEKLAAIGALAAGVAHEINNPTAIIRGNTELLLMELAPDAPGREEAEEVKKQTERIARITDNLLAFARRREPHEDRLEIHGLLEEILAQLPHQIIMTHLRVKRHYADEVPRVKADAGQLRQVFTNLLINAVEAMAGEGLLVLGTEVREERLVVSITDTGPGITPGVREKLFNPFFTTKPNGTGLGLSVSYGIVERHGGTIEVESEPGRGATFRVFLPVRAGQD
- a CDS encoding sigma-54-dependent transcriptional regulator; amino-acid sequence: MDKRIWICDDETGILRYLKKMLGSQGYEVEIFPSPLHLLRQLEESAEEAVALLLLDMKMPELDGIDTLRRVRELRPKLLVVMMTGHGTIDSAVEAMKLGAHDYLTKPFPQEKLFAVVRHCLEREQLLEENRHLRNELRSQADPGTIIADSPAFRRVFELALRVAPSDSNVLILGESGTGKEVVARAIHRASRRNDQRFLAVNCAALAESLLESQLFGHVRGAFTGAGQTQKGILEEAHGGTLFLDEIGDVSPALQAKLLRVLQEGEFIPVGAARPKRVDVRFLAATNKDLEKEVAAGRFREDLYYRLNVISLSLPPLRERQEDIESLARHFLGKMIVKTGSAVRRIDPAALEALRAYPWPGNVRELENLIERGAILAEGETLTLDVLPLKVSSRSTSSLPNPQSPLPLREAERRQVVLALSETGWNKSQSANLLGITRKTLDRKIKEFDLHPESGTPPA